The region TAGAACCGTTCGTGCCGAGCCTGTCGAAGCACGTGTCCCACCATCTCCGGTCGGCCTCGGACACGTCCTTCGACAAGCTCAGGACGAACGGAGGGTGGATGGGTCAACCCGACGTGATCATGCGCCAGACCACCCGGGATGGATCAGCGTACGTAACTGGCCCCGTTCACGTCGATCACGCCGCCGGTCATCGAGGGCGGAGCTTCCAGCGCGAGGAACTTCGCCGCCGTCGCGACCTCGTCCGGCTGCGCGACGCGGCCCAGCGGAATGTCCGCCAGCAATCTGTCGCCACCACGGCTGGCGAGATAGTCGTCGGCCATGCCGGTCATCGTGAAGCCGGGGCAGATCGCGAAGGCCAGGATCCCCTCGGCCGCGTAGCCACGCGCGATGCTCTTCGTCATCGCGACCATGCCGGCCTTGGACGCGGCATAATGCCAGTGCGCCGGCGAATCGCCGCGATAGGCGGCGCGACTGGCGATGTTAACGATGCGGCCGCCGT is a window of Sphingomonas sp. Leaf357 DNA encoding:
- a CDS encoding SDR family NAD(P)-dependent oxidoreductase; protein product: MTNILLTGSSRGIGAAIAQALDLPDVTLIGHGTTSGIPADFSDPAAPQALWAAALDRLGGRIDVLINNAGVFEANPLDRPHDDWVADWERTMRINLTASAELCRLAVAHFQSRGNGGRIVNIASRAAYRGDSPAHWHYAASKAGMVAMTKSIARGYAAEGILAFAICPGFTMTGMADDYLASRGGDRLLADIPLGRVAQPDEVATAAKFLALEAPPSMTGGVIDVNGASYVR